In one window of Candidatus Sulfuricurvum sp. RIFRC-1 DNA:
- a CDS encoding glycogen/starch synthase has product MVKKVLFAASEVYPFAKTGGLADVAHALPRALKNLYDVTVVMPLYSIIDRNKYNIASLGETLNISMGGKEYTIELYGCTVEGYEYYFIYEPMLCDRKFLYGTPKAGYEDNGLRFALFSYAIFALLKKKHYEILHLNDWQCALAALLVHKDPALSPKTIYTIHNLAYQGIFDSTILESIGIDKRYFTMGSLEFYGKVNFMKAGIAYADEVTTVSPTYAREILTGEFGCGLEGFLHFHHAKLTGIINGIDTDHFAPATDGALISPYSDAKGKKANKSDLLKKLALRGINKPLFVFIGRFTSQKGIDLLIETLPKIAALDCNIALLGEGEEHYHEALDVLAASHKNIHLTFRYDEVLSHQIYAAADFLLMPSLFEPCGLNQMIAFSYGTLPIVHRVGGLVDTVKRLESYQEDSCSGYGLIFSTPTSRSLLSAVNKGCELYEDKKHFERIINHNMRCDFSWGESAIAYGALYEKEKDIDA; this is encoded by the coding sequence ATGGTTAAAAAAGTGTTGTTTGCTGCGAGCGAAGTGTATCCTTTTGCAAAAACAGGAGGGTTGGCAGATGTTGCACATGCCCTGCCGCGAGCATTAAAGAACCTTTATGACGTTACGGTCGTGATGCCGCTTTACAGCATCATTGATCGAAACAAATATAACATTGCCTCTCTGGGAGAGACATTGAATATTTCGATGGGAGGAAAGGAATACACCATTGAACTTTACGGTTGCACGGTTGAGGGATATGAATACTATTTTATCTATGAACCGATGTTGTGTGATAGAAAATTCCTCTACGGTACTCCTAAAGCGGGATATGAGGATAACGGATTACGCTTCGCCCTTTTTTCGTATGCCATTTTTGCCTTACTTAAGAAAAAACATTATGAGATCCTTCATCTTAATGACTGGCAGTGTGCGCTCGCGGCGTTACTGGTACATAAGGATCCTGCCCTTTCACCGAAAACCATTTATACGATCCATAATCTGGCCTATCAGGGGATCTTTGATTCGACTATTTTAGAATCGATCGGTATTGATAAGCGCTATTTTACAATGGGTTCTTTGGAATTTTATGGAAAAGTCAATTTTATGAAGGCAGGGATCGCCTATGCGGATGAGGTAACCACTGTGAGCCCAACCTACGCTCGGGAAATTTTAACCGGTGAATTTGGATGCGGATTGGAAGGATTTTTGCATTTTCATCACGCAAAGCTCACCGGAATTATCAACGGAATCGATACCGATCACTTTGCTCCTGCAACGGATGGGGCATTGATTTCACCTTATAGTGATGCCAAAGGGAAAAAAGCCAATAAGAGTGATTTACTTAAAAAATTAGCCCTTCGAGGGATCAATAAGCCTCTTTTTGTTTTTATCGGTCGCTTTACCTCACAAAAAGGTATTGATCTTTTGATTGAAACCTTACCGAAAATTGCCGCATTGGATTGTAATATCGCATTATTAGGGGAGGGGGAAGAGCACTATCATGAAGCTTTGGATGTCCTCGCGGCAAGTCATAAAAACATCCATCTTACCTTTAGATATGATGAAGTATTATCGCATCAAATCTACGCGGCGGCAGACTTTTTATTGATGCCATCTCTTTTTGAGCCGTGCGGCTTAAATCAAATGATCGCATTCTCGTACGGAACACTTCCGATTGTCCATAGAGTGGGTGGATTGGTCGATACGGTGAAGCGATTGGAAAGTTATCAAGAAGATAGTTGTTCCGGTTATGGATTAATATTCAGTACCCCTACCTCCCGTTCTTTACTCAGTGCAGTGAACAAAGGGTGTGAATTATATGAGGATAAAAAACATTTTGAACGAATTATCAATCACAATATGAGATGTGACTTTTCCTGGGGAGAAAGCGCCATAGCCTATGGGGCTTTGTATGAGAAAGAGAAGGACATCGATGCCTAA
- the glgA gene encoding glycogen synthase GlgA, with protein MPKLNILIAASEVVPFAKTGGLADVAGALPKALRALGHDVRIVMPRYYIVDREKYGLELMDGELGVPMGVMGEMWAGVYEGRLPSTEVPIYFIDHEGYFGRSGLYDDNGEGFRDNDNRFIFFSRSVMQLAKKLQFHPDVIHANDWHTSAIPMMLNTIYAYDPAFAHTGSLLTIHNLQHQGKFYKGVMDILGIGWDHFYELEEHGGVNLLKGGITHADAISTVSSKYAQEIRTQEFGWGLEGLIDINSYKLHGILNGVDYEEWSPAVDTLIPHTFDSDDMSGKGLCKSALQQTFNVPQRAEAPLIGLVGRLVEQKGIELIATSIHRLLELDIQIVMLGAGEKWAEHYFSDIARMYPDKFGCFIGYRNDLAHQIEAGSDLFLMPSLFEPCGLNQIYSLRYGTLPIVRATGGLDDTIENYHNDGEHGTGFKFYDATPDALINTVGWAVHTWYNDRDGFVQMQRNAMSQRYDWNGAAREYESLYRRIVHGRKGE; from the coding sequence ATGCCTAAACTCAACATTCTTATTGCAGCATCCGAGGTTGTACCGTTTGCGAAAACAGGCGGTTTGGCCGATGTCGCCGGAGCTTTGCCAAAGGCACTTCGCGCATTAGGACATGATGTTCGGATCGTGATGCCCCGTTACTACATAGTAGATCGTGAAAAATACGGCTTAGAGTTAATGGATGGCGAACTGGGTGTACCGATGGGAGTGATGGGTGAAATGTGGGCAGGTGTTTATGAGGGGAGACTTCCTTCTACGGAGGTACCGATTTACTTCATTGATCATGAAGGCTATTTTGGACGCAGCGGTCTGTATGATGATAATGGAGAGGGATTTCGCGACAATGATAATCGCTTTATTTTCTTTTCGCGCTCTGTGATGCAGCTGGCTAAAAAACTCCAATTTCATCCTGATGTGATCCATGCGAACGATTGGCATACATCTGCCATCCCGATGATGCTTAATACTATCTATGCGTATGATCCTGCTTTTGCCCATACCGGTTCATTGCTTACGATTCATAATCTTCAGCATCAGGGTAAGTTTTACAAAGGGGTGATGGATATTTTAGGGATCGGTTGGGATCATTTTTACGAACTTGAAGAACATGGGGGTGTTAATCTTCTCAAAGGGGGGATTACACATGCCGATGCGATCAGTACGGTAAGTTCAAAGTATGCTCAAGAGATTCGAACGCAAGAGTTCGGCTGGGGATTGGAGGGACTTATTGATATTAACTCATATAAATTACATGGAATACTCAACGGTGTTGATTACGAGGAGTGGAGCCCGGCGGTTGATACTCTAATTCCGCATACCTTTGATAGTGATGATATGAGTGGTAAAGGGCTTTGTAAAAGTGCCCTTCAACAGACGTTTAACGTACCGCAAAGAGCAGAAGCTCCTCTCATCGGACTGGTGGGGAGATTGGTTGAGCAAAAGGGGATAGAACTGATTGCCACTTCTATCCATAGACTTTTGGAATTGGACATACAGATCGTCATGCTTGGAGCAGGGGAGAAATGGGCTGAACATTATTTTAGTGATATCGCTCGGATGTATCCTGATAAATTCGGCTGTTTTATCGGCTACCGAAACGATCTGGCACATCAAATCGAAGCGGGAAGCGATCTGTTTTTAATGCCCTCATTGTTTGAGCCGTGCGGATTGAATCAAATCTATTCGCTTCGTTATGGGACTCTTCCGATCGTACGTGCGACGGGAGGACTCGATGATACGATTGAAAACTATCATAATGACGGAGAGCACGGTACAGGATTTAAATTCTATGACGCGACACCGGACGCACTCATCAATACGGTAGGCTGGGCCGTACATACGTGGTACAATGACCGAGACGGGTTTGTGCAGATGCAACGCAATGCGATGTCACAACGCTACGATTGGAACGGTGCCGCGAGAGAGTATGAATCGCTTTATCGCCGTATCGTTCACGGAAGAAAAGGGGAATAA
- the glgB gene encoding 1,4-alpha-glucan branching protein GlgB produces the protein MYHTMSYEVSRLSEMDIYLFKQGTHSKLYNKLGSHAMEHKGKRGIYFAVWAPNAKYVSVRGDFNDYSTDTHPLRLRQDDSGIWEGFIEGVEQGLTYKYQIVSKFHNIVHDKSDPFGFYAEVPPKSASRVWSLENYEWYDNNWMKSRYKNNAHNAPISVYEVHLGSWRRHVEEGDRYLTYRELAVELVAYLNEMNYTHVEFMPLTEYPFFGSWGYQVVGYFAATARFGTPQDLMYLIDTLHQNGVGVIMDWVPSHFAVDMHGLINFDGTALYEHDDPRQGYHPEWGSIIFNYGRNEVQSFLISSAMFWVDKYHIDGIRVDAVASMLYLNYARKEGEWIPNKYGGNENLEAIEFLKKLNTSVYGAFPDILMIAEESTAYPMVTRPVDSGGLGFGFKWNMGWMHDSLKYMNYDPLYRQHHHHQLTFSMWYGFDENFMLPLSHDEVVHMKGSLINKMPGDTNQKFANLRSLYAYMMSHPGKKLLFMGGEIAQYAEWNFERSLDWHLSDFPLHSGLQKMIAALNQLYRDERALHLYDEKREGFEWIDDRDYSHNCLAYVRKSDNPADTIYVVCNFADATRENYKMGILESGEYVEIFNSQSTQYEGWNIGNSTPIKSIHEEMHGRPFSLTLTLPPLGVIFLKQRETKPLVQLEKPV, from the coding sequence ATGTATCATACAATGAGCTATGAGGTTTCACGTCTGAGTGAAATGGATATTTACCTCTTTAAGCAAGGAACACACTCAAAGCTCTACAATAAATTGGGTTCTCATGCGATGGAGCATAAAGGAAAGAGAGGTATCTATTTCGCTGTGTGGGCACCCAATGCGAAGTATGTCAGTGTACGGGGCGATTTTAATGATTACAGCACGGATACTCACCCTCTGCGTTTGCGTCAGGATGATTCGGGAATTTGGGAAGGTTTTATTGAAGGGGTAGAACAGGGTCTTACCTATAAATACCAAATCGTATCCAAGTTTCATAATATCGTCCACGATAAAAGTGATCCGTTCGGATTTTATGCCGAAGTGCCTCCGAAATCGGCATCGCGTGTCTGGAGTTTAGAGAACTACGAATGGTACGATAACAACTGGATGAAATCGCGGTATAAGAATAATGCGCATAATGCTCCGATTAGCGTCTATGAAGTTCATTTGGGTTCATGGCGAAGGCACGTAGAGGAGGGGGACCGTTATCTCACTTACCGTGAACTGGCCGTTGAACTCGTAGCGTATCTCAATGAGATGAACTATACCCATGTTGAGTTTATGCCCCTTACCGAATATCCGTTTTTTGGATCGTGGGGATATCAGGTCGTCGGATATTTCGCCGCTACGGCACGGTTTGGAACGCCGCAGGATTTGATGTATTTGATTGATACGCTTCATCAAAACGGGGTTGGTGTTATTATGGACTGGGTACCGTCTCATTTTGCTGTCGATATGCACGGACTGATCAACTTTGATGGAACGGCACTTTATGAACATGATGATCCGCGTCAGGGATACCACCCAGAATGGGGAAGCATTATTTTTAACTACGGACGCAATGAGGTCCAGTCGTTTTTGATCAGCTCTGCGATGTTTTGGGTGGATAAATATCATATCGACGGTATCCGTGTGGATGCGGTTGCTTCGATGCTTTATCTCAACTACGCACGTAAAGAAGGTGAATGGATCCCCAACAAATACGGCGGAAATGAGAATTTGGAGGCGATCGAGTTTTTGAAAAAACTCAATACCAGTGTCTATGGTGCATTCCCTGACATACTGATGATTGCTGAAGAATCGACCGCTTATCCGATGGTAACACGCCCAGTAGATTCCGGTGGCCTTGGATTTGGGTTTAAGTGGAATATGGGCTGGATGCACGATTCGCTCAAATACATGAATTACGATCCGCTGTACCGTCAGCACCACCACCATCAGCTTACCTTTAGTATGTGGTATGGATTTGACGAGAATTTTATGTTGCCGCTGAGTCACGATGAGGTCGTCCACATGAAAGGTTCTCTGATTAATAAAATGCCCGGAGATACCAATCAGAAATTTGCAAACCTGCGCTCCTTGTACGCTTATATGATGTCACATCCGGGTAAGAAACTCCTCTTTATGGGGGGAGAAATTGCCCAATACGCCGAATGGAATTTTGAACGCTCACTTGATTGGCACTTGAGCGATTTTCCTCTCCATTCGGGTCTGCAAAAAATGATTGCTGCCCTGAATCAACTCTATCGCGATGAGCGGGCTTTACATCTATATGATGAGAAACGAGAAGGGTTCGAGTGGATCGATGATCGTGATTACAGCCATAACTGCTTGGCATACGTTCGAAAAAGCGATAATCCGGCGGATACTATCTATGTCGTGTGCAACTTTGCCGATGCTACGAGAGAAAATTATAAAATGGGCATTTTGGAGAGCGGAGAATATGTTGAGATTTTCAACTCCCAATCAACGCAGTATGAGGGATGGAATATCGGCAATAGTACTCCGATAAAGAGTATTCACGAAGAGATGCACGGACGTCCGTTTTCACTTACTTTAACGCTCCCTCCGCTGGGAGTGATATTTTTAAAACAAAGAGAAACCAAACCCTTGGTACAATTAGAAAAACCGGTATAA
- the glgP gene encoding alpha-glucan family phosphorylase → MILHDYEFDSKYATRVAYFSMEFAIHQALKVYSGGLGFLSGSHMRSAYDLRQNVVGVGILWSFGYYDQSRHEDRSLETEFIRKHYYFLEDLGVRATVNIHSQDVHIKAFYLPPNVFSSAPIILLSTDIPENDFLARTITHKLYDANEETRISQEVVLGIGGIKVLEALKQTIDIFHMNEGHALPLVYELYAKYQNMDEVKKRVVFTTHTPEDAGNEQHNIYLLHKFGFFNGLTLETVRTIMKMEHEDNFNLTVGALRSSKITNAVSKMHGEVANRMWKDCEGSSEIIYITNAQNRRFWTDNGMLSALDEHEDYALIGRKKHLKRELFNVVADQTGKMFNPDILTVVWARRFAEYKRPGLLKHDFARFKKLLERTDKPIQVIWAGKPYPFDTNAVNAFNELIYISHGIKNMAVLVGYELELSRILKKGSDIWLNTPRVSREASGTSGMTASMNGSIHFSTEDGWHPEFAKNGINAFTIPPIDHSTPIEVQDSEDNKNMMDILENEIIPMYYDHPEQWTQIVKTAMSDVIPAFDSGRMVHEYYVQMYNH, encoded by the coding sequence ATGATTTTACATGACTATGAATTTGATTCGAAATACGCTACCCGTGTTGCTTATTTTTCGATGGAGTTTGCTATCCATCAGGCCCTCAAAGTTTATTCGGGTGGTTTAGGTTTTTTGTCAGGATCGCACATGAGAAGTGCGTATGATCTACGTCAAAATGTTGTCGGTGTCGGTATCTTATGGAGTTTTGGTTATTACGATCAGTCACGACATGAAGATCGAAGTTTGGAAACCGAATTTATCCGTAAACATTACTATTTTCTTGAAGACCTCGGGGTTCGTGCAACGGTTAACATCCACTCTCAGGATGTCCATATTAAAGCCTTTTATTTACCGCCGAATGTCTTTAGTTCTGCACCGATTATCCTCCTCTCTACCGACATTCCCGAAAATGACTTTTTGGCACGTACCATTACCCATAAACTTTATGATGCCAACGAAGAGACCCGTATTTCCCAAGAAGTCGTATTGGGGATCGGCGGGATAAAAGTTCTGGAAGCCTTGAAGCAAACAATTGATATTTTTCACATGAATGAAGGACATGCACTCCCTCTTGTTTATGAATTGTATGCGAAATATCAAAATATGGACGAGGTCAAAAAGAGGGTAGTATTTACCACCCATACCCCTGAAGATGCCGGTAATGAGCAGCACAATATTTATTTGCTCCATAAATTCGGATTTTTTAACGGGTTAACTTTAGAGACGGTTCGCACCATTATGAAAATGGAACATGAAGATAATTTTAACCTCACCGTCGGAGCATTGCGTTCATCGAAGATTACCAACGCCGTATCGAAAATGCACGGAGAAGTGGCCAATCGGATGTGGAAAGATTGTGAAGGAAGTTCGGAAATCATTTATATTACCAATGCTCAGAACCGTCGTTTCTGGACTGATAACGGGATGCTGTCTGCACTTGATGAACACGAAGACTATGCCCTTATCGGGCGTAAAAAACACCTTAAACGAGAACTTTTCAACGTCGTAGCTGATCAGACGGGAAAAATGTTTAATCCTGATATTTTGACGGTTGTTTGGGCACGACGTTTTGCCGAATACAAACGCCCCGGGCTTCTAAAACACGATTTTGCCCGATTCAAAAAACTTTTGGAACGGACCGATAAACCGATTCAGGTGATATGGGCGGGGAAACCGTATCCGTTTGATACCAATGCGGTAAATGCTTTTAATGAATTGATCTACATCAGCCATGGGATCAAAAACATGGCAGTTCTCGTCGGCTATGAACTCGAACTCTCTCGAATCTTGAAAAAAGGGTCTGACATTTGGCTCAATACCCCGCGTGTTTCACGTGAAGCGAGCGGAACGAGCGGGATGACAGCGAGTATGAATGGCTCTATACACTTCTCCACAGAAGACGGATGGCATCCTGAATTTGCGAAAAACGGTATTAATGCGTTTACGATACCACCGATCGATCACAGTACACCGATTGAGGTTCAAGATAGCGAAGACAACAAAAACATGATGGACATTTTGGAGAATGAGATTATTCCGATGTATTACGATCATCCTGAACAGTGGACACAGATTGTAAAAACTGCCATGTCTGATGTGATTCCGGCATTTGACTCGGGAAGAATGGTGCACGAATATTACGTGCAAATGTACAATCACTAA
- a CDS encoding sensor domain-containing diguanylate cyclase — MTVSDLFTLILKLKNAIEQIIFENGNLSFALQSEIDSLTLQMANDLASNFETIISSNRNYKSENSNLLAEYKKAVDLSNIVSKTNPKGVITYVNDKFCEISGYTRDELVGKPHNIIRHPDMPREAFKDLWDTIKAKKSWNGVVTNMKKDGSQYIVDTTVIPILDVDGDVIEYIAIRHNITELEETKQQLRNINKAMKNKVDELYSMTNTLEQKAYKDNLTGINNRENFEDIFSIEIANSKLNNIALSLIIFDVDNFKLVNDTYGHQAGDILLQDMVHLIENNIKNGDIFARWGGEEFVILTPATEINGAYNLAENLRKLVQSYVFKYVENNLTLSFGIAQLSSEDTKKTLFEKSDKALYEAKKNGRNRTEIYNV, encoded by the coding sequence GTGACTGTATCCGATCTTTTTACCTTGATCCTAAAACTCAAAAATGCGATTGAACAGATCATTTTTGAAAATGGAAACCTTTCGTTTGCCCTGCAAAGTGAAATTGATTCTCTTACATTGCAGATGGCCAATGATTTGGCATCCAATTTTGAGACGATTATAAGCAGTAACCGTAATTATAAAAGTGAAAACTCTAATCTTTTAGCAGAGTATAAAAAAGCGGTCGATTTGAGCAATATCGTCTCAAAAACCAATCCGAAAGGGGTTATTACTTATGTCAATGATAAATTTTGTGAGATATCCGGTTACACGAGAGATGAACTCGTAGGAAAACCGCACAATATTATTCGACACCCCGATATGCCCAGAGAAGCGTTTAAAGATTTATGGGACACGATCAAAGCAAAAAAAAGTTGGAACGGTGTTGTCACCAATATGAAAAAAGACGGAAGTCAGTATATCGTCGATACGACGGTTATCCCGATTCTGGATGTGGATGGAGACGTTATAGAATACATAGCCATCCGACACAATATTACTGAGCTCGAAGAGACTAAACAGCAATTGCGAAATATCAATAAAGCGATGAAAAACAAGGTAGATGAACTCTATTCCATGACGAATACATTGGAGCAAAAAGCGTACAAAGACAATCTTACCGGAATCAACAACCGAGAAAATTTTGAAGATATTTTTAGCATAGAGATTGCAAATTCAAAGCTCAACAATATTGCATTAAGTTTGATTATTTTTGATGTTGATAATTTTAAACTGGTTAATGATACATATGGACATCAAGCCGGCGATATATTGCTCCAGGATATGGTTCATCTTATTGAAAATAATATTAAAAACGGAGATATCTTTGCACGATGGGGCGGAGAAGAATTTGTTATTTTGACCCCTGCGACAGAGATTAACGGTGCGTATAATTTAGCCGAAAATCTACGTAAATTGGTTCAATCATATGTATTTAAGTATGTCGAAAATAATTTAACGCTCAGTTTCGGGATCGCGCAGCTCTCCAGCGAAGATACCAAAAAAACCCTTTTTGAAAAATCGGATAAAGCACTTTATGAAGCTAAAAAGAATGGTAGAAACAGAACAGAGATCTATAATGTTTAA
- a CDS encoding pyruvate kinase, whose translation MEKKMLAEIFEKLLDLNEKMRLGINPKKNNPSLLNMHHYLNLRKYDFSHLQDDLTKVGLSSFGRSQAHIEASVNVALEILSRALGKKLPIQAAHLSYEASHQIMDKNAQIFSTSSDKTKIMITVPSEYDENWFSDLSHEGVHLFRINTAHDNPAAWNEMAKGIKKASCEDKDLKIYVDLAGPKIRTSLEKIKKSEKPKKIKVFYGNKVLIHSTGSSLTEKKSKHYDAVVGCSLSKIGSMVNVGDPLFLDDGKIQLIIDEILGEDIICTVLTRNDEGSKIKDEKGINFPNSDIAIHAICDYDREVLPHIVEYADIIGISFTQTPEDITDLIQELEHLGKKGQIAIVAKIETKKGVQNLPSILETLIQYGNSGIMIARGDLAIEIGFENLAYMQEEILDLCTAAHIPVILATQVLESKMKTNIPSRAEISDVAFAHKAECVMLNKGDYALETIKILTTIFAQMDLIFRKNKLLYNPSFQWK comes from the coding sequence ATGGAAAAAAAAATGTTAGCAGAAATATTTGAAAAATTACTGGATTTAAACGAGAAAATGAGACTCGGCATAAATCCTAAAAAAAACAATCCCTCTTTACTCAATATGCACCACTATCTCAACCTGCGCAAATACGACTTCTCGCATCTACAAGATGATCTCACCAAAGTTGGTCTATCTTCATTTGGCCGATCACAAGCACATATAGAAGCAAGTGTTAATGTTGCCCTTGAGATACTCTCCCGCGCGTTGGGGAAAAAACTCCCTATTCAAGCCGCACATCTAAGTTATGAAGCCTCTCATCAGATCATGGATAAAAATGCCCAGATTTTTTCAACCTCCAGTGATAAAACCAAGATTATGATCACCGTCCCCTCAGAATATGATGAGAATTGGTTTAGCGATCTCTCACATGAAGGGGTTCACCTCTTTCGAATTAATACGGCACATGATAATCCAGCGGCATGGAACGAGATGGCGAAGGGGATCAAAAAGGCATCGTGTGAAGATAAAGATTTAAAAATCTACGTCGATCTCGCGGGTCCTAAAATCAGAACTTCTCTCGAAAAAATAAAAAAATCGGAGAAACCGAAAAAAATCAAGGTTTTTTACGGCAATAAAGTATTAATCCATTCAACCGGTTCATCGCTTACAGAGAAAAAATCAAAACACTATGATGCTGTTGTAGGATGCAGTTTGAGTAAAATAGGAAGTATGGTCAATGTCGGTGATCCCCTCTTTTTGGATGATGGAAAAATCCAGCTCATTATTGATGAAATCCTCGGCGAAGATATCATTTGTACTGTTTTAACCCGCAATGATGAGGGGAGTAAAATCAAGGATGAAAAAGGGATCAATTTTCCCAACAGCGATATTGCGATTCATGCCATCTGCGATTATGATCGAGAAGTTTTACCCCATATTGTTGAATACGCCGATATTATCGGTATCTCCTTCACCCAAACTCCAGAAGATATTACCGATCTCATTCAAGAGTTAGAACACTTAGGGAAAAAAGGGCAAATAGCGATCGTTGCAAAAATCGAAACCAAAAAGGGGGTACAAAACCTCCCTTCCATACTCGAAACACTCATTCAATACGGCAATTCGGGAATCATGATCGCACGAGGAGATCTGGCGATCGAAATCGGATTTGAAAATTTGGCCTATATGCAAGAAGAGATTCTTGATCTCTGTACAGCGGCTCATATACCTGTAATTCTGGCTACCCAAGTGCTAGAGAGCAAAATGAAAACCAATATCCCAAGCCGTGCCGAAATCTCTGATGTCGCTTTTGCCCATAAAGCCGAATGTGTGATGTTAAACAAAGGAGATTATGCTCTTGAAACGATCAAAATCCTGACAACGATTTTTGCCCAAATGGATTTGATATTTCGTAAAAACAAACTCCTTTACAATCCAAGTTTTCAGTGGAAGTAA